The sequence TGGTCTTCGCTCCTGCTGGCGCTGGTGGTGACCTTCGGCACCGCCACGCTGGTGGGAGCCGCGCCCGCACGGCCGGCCACGGGGCCGGACACCGTGGTCCTGTTCACCCAGCAGGAACCCTCGTGTCTGGCACCCCAGCCGGACTCCTGTCAGATGTTCGTGGCCTCGGTCATCCGGTCCCTGATCTTCACCGACCTGGTCGGGATGACCAACGAGTGGAAGTACTTCCCGATTCTGGCCGAGAAGATCCCCAACCTCAAGGACGGGGACTGGAAGGTGCTGCCCGGCGACAAGATGCAGGTGACCTGGCGGATCAAGCGCGGGTTCACCTGGCACGACGGCCGGCCGGTCACCGCCCAGGACTGGATCTGGGCCTGGCGCGTGAACATGCACCCCGACTTTCCCACCGCCGGCCGCGACGTAGCCGAGCGCGTGGAGAACATCCTCGCCCCCAACCCCTACCAGATGACGGTGCAGTGGAAGAAGAAGTACGCCTTCGCCAACCTCGGCGCGGCGGGGTCCGGCATCCTGCCCAAGCACGCCACCGAGCGGATCTTCCGGCAGAACCCGGCCCGGTTCGACCAGGCCTGGGGCACGGGCGTGCCGACCATCGGCAACGGGCCCTACGTGCTGCGGGAGTGGCAGAGGGGCTCGTCCATCACCGTGGAGGCCTACCCGAACTGGCAGGGAGTGCCTCCGTACCTGCCCAAGGAGCGCGGCGTGCGGCGCATCGTCTACCGGTTCATCTCTGACACCAACACCATCATCGCCAACATCCTCTCCGGTGCGGCGGACGCCTTCGACGAGACGGCGGTGCCCTTCGTCCAGGGCCTGGAGCTGGAGGCGCGGCTGCAGCGGGAGAACCGGCGCGACTGGGTCCTGCGGGCGGAGCCCGGCCTGATCTGGGAGCACATCGACCTGAACCTGGACAACGTCCACCTGCGCGACAAGCGGGTGCGCCACGCCCTGATCTACGCCATCAACCGCGAAGAGCTGGTCCAGCAGCTCTTCCAGGGCAAGCAGCCCGTCTCCCACTCCTTCCTGCCGGAGAAGCACTACGGCTTCAACCGGAACGTCAAGAAGTACGCCTTCGACCCGGCCCGGGCCCGGCAGCTGCTGGCCGAGGCCGGCTACACCCCGGGGCCCGACGGGATCCTGCAGAAGGGGGGCCAGCGCCTCTCGCTGCGCTTCACCACCACGGCGGGCAACCGCACCCGGGAGCAGGTGCAGCAGATCCTGCAGGCGCAGTGGCGGGCCGTGGGGGTCGAGGTGCGCATCGTCAACCTGCCCGCGCGGGCCTACTTCGGGGACGCGCTGCCGCGGCGCGACTTCGACCTGGCCATGTACGCCTGGGTCTTCAGCCCCACCTCGGACTGCGAGGGGCTCTACACGGGGGACACCATCCCCACCCCCGAGAAGCGCGAGGGGCAGAACTACCCGGGCTACAAGAACGACGAGGTGACGCGCATCTGCCACGCCGTGCCCGAGGAGCTGGACGAGGGGCGGCGGGCGGCGATGTTGCGGCGCGCGCAGGAGCTGTGGGTGGAGGACCTCCCAGTCATCCCGCTCTACCTGCGCTCCGACTACACCGGGCACAAGGCCGGGCTCCAGAACTTCCTCCCGACGGGGGCTGACACGCCGGTCACCTGGAACGCCCCGAGCTGGAGGTGGGTCCGGTAACACGGACGTCCCTGGCGGCGGGGCGGGGGACCTCCCCGCCCCGCCCGCCGGGTCCTGCTGACCGATGAGCCGCTACCTCATCCGCCGTCTGCTCCAGATGATCCCTCTGGTGGTGGGGCTGTCGGTGATCATCTTCCTGCTGCTGGCGGCGGCGCCTGGCGACCCGGTGGACCTGCTGGTCTTCGGGAACCCCAACATCAAGCCCGAGGACGTGGCCCGCCTGAAGCGGCTCTACGGCCTCGACCAGCCGCTGTACATCCGGTACTTCAAGTGGCTATGGGCGGCGCTGCACGGCGACCTGGGCTACTCCCAGGTCTACAAGGTCCCCGTGCTGGCGCTGATGTGGGACCGGGTGGGCAACAGCCTCTGGCTGCAGATCCCGGCGTTCTTCCTCTCGCTGGCGGTCGCGGTCCCGGTAGGGATCTACTCCGCGCTCCACCAGTACTCCACGGCGGACTACATCGCCACCTTCCTGACCTTCTTCGGGGTGTCCATCCCGGCGTTCTGGTTCGGCATCATGATGATCTACCTCTTCGCCGTGTGGCACCCCTGGACGGCCCTGCCGGGGCTCGACTGGCTGCGGCTCCCGGCGGGAGGGTTCAGCACTCCGGGCATCACCCGGGGCCTGGCGCTCTACCTGGACCGGCTGCGCTACATGCTCCTGCCCACCCTGGTGCTGTCGCTCCTCTTCATGGCCTCCTACACCCGGTACACCCGGTCGAGCATGCTGGAGGTGATCCGCCAGGACTACGTGCGGACGGCCCGGGCCAAGGGACTGGCCGAGCAGGTGGTGGTGACGAAGCACGCCCTGAAGAACGCCATGATCCCCATCGTGACCATCGTGGCCCTCTCCATCCCGGCGCTCTTCGCCGGGGCGCCGCTGACGGAGACGGTCTTCGGCTGGCCCGGCGTGGGCCGGTTGCTGGTGGAGGCGGTGCTGGCGGCGGACTTCGCTGTCGCCCAGGGGATCATCATCTTCCTGGCGGCCCTGGTCATCATCTTCAACCTGCTGGCGGACATCGCCTACGCGGTGCTCGACCCGCGGATCCGGTACGACTGAGCGAGGAGCGCCCCATGGCTGTCATCGTCGAGCGCCCGACTGCCGTCGTCGAAGCTCCTCCCGGCCAGGGCTACTGGCAGATCGCCTGGCGGCGGTTCAAGAAGCACCGGGTGGCCATGATCGGGGGAGCGGTGATCCTCCTCTTCATCGCCGTCTCCATCCTGGCCCCTGTCCTCACCCCCTACGAGTTCGACGCCATCGACCTCTACAACCGGCGCTCGCCTCCGACCTGGGCGCACCCCCTCGGCACCGACGACCTCGGCCACGACGTCCTCACCCGCCTGCTCTACGCCGGCCGGATCTCACTCAGCGTGGGCTTCAGCGCGGCCCTGGCCGCCGCGCTCTTCGGGATGGTCGTCGGCGGGATCTCCGGGTACTACGGGGGCGTCCTGGACAACGTCCTCATGCGCTTCACCGACATCATGTTCTCCCTGCCCGACCTGCCCATCCTGATCATCCTGGCCCGTTACATGGGCGGCTCGGTGACCGGCATCATCATCGTCCTCAGCGCCTTCGCCTGGATGGGCACGGCGCGCCTGGTCCGCGGGGAGATGCTGAAGCTGCGCGCCCAGGACTTCACCGAGGCGGCCCGGGCCATCGGGGCCAGCGACGCCCGCATCCTGCTGCGCCACCTCATCCCCAACGCCCTGGCGCCGGTGATCGTCGCGGCGACCCTCACCGTGGGCGGGGCCATCCTCTCCGAAGCCGGGCTCTCCTTCCTGGGCGTGGGCATCCAGCCGCCCACGCCGTCCTGGGGGAACATGCTCCAGAACGCCCAGGACTACGTCTGGACGACGCCCTGGCTGGCCATCTGGCCCGGGGCGATGATCTTCCTGACAGTGCTGTGCTTCAACTTCCTGGGAGACGGCCTGCGGGACGCCCTCGACCCGCGGCTCAAGGTGTGATCCGCCCGGGACGGGCGGACCGCTGACCGGCTCCCGTCGGGGGGAGGGAGGAGAACATGCGTATGGGCTGGATCGGACGGTGCCTGGTCCTGGTGGCGCTGGCAGTCGCCCTGGTACCCGTCGCCGCCGACGCGGGTCAGGCCCGACGGGACACGGTGGTGATCGGCGCAGCCCAGGAGCCGGCCTGCCTCATGACGGTCTTCGCCGGCTGCACGCTGGCCATCGGCGCCGCGGTGAACAACTCGCTCTTCGTCTCCATGGTCGAGTTCAACCACGAGTGGAAGCTCAACGCGCGCCTGGTGGAGAAGATCCCGTCGCTGCGCGACGGCGACTGGGAGCTGCTGCCCGAGAAGAAGATGCGGGTGACCTACCGGTTCAAGCGCGGGTACACCTGGCACGACGGGCGTCCGGTCAGCGCCCTGGACACCTCCTGGACCTATCTGATGCTGCGCAACCCGCGCACGCCCACGGCCAGCCGCTTCGTGCTGCGGAAGATCGACCACATGCTGGTCCCCAACCCCAACAACCCCTACACGCTCGTGGTCCAGTGGAACGAGCGCTATCCCTTCGCCAACCTCGGACACACCACCTACCCGAAGCACGTCCTGGAGCGGGAGTACCAGCAGAACCCCACCGGGCTGAGCCGCCACCGGCAGAACTTCGAACCGGTGGGGAACGGCCCGTACCGGTTCGTGGAGTGGGCGCGGGGCAGCCACATCACCCTGGAGGCCTACGACGGCTTCAAGGAAGGACGGGCGAAGATCCGGCGCATCGTCTTCCGCTTCATCCTGGACGCCACCGTGCTGCAGGCCAACGCCATCGCCGGGCAGGTGGACGTCACCGAGATCAACAACTTCGACTGCACCCAGGTGGCCGAGATCGAACGGCGCAACCCGGCGGTCCAGGGCCACTACACCCCGGCGCTGATCTGGGAGCACGTCGACTTCAACCTGGACCACGAGTGGCTGCGGGACCGGCGGGTCCGGCACGCCCTCATCCACGCGCTCAACCGGCAGCAGCTCGCCGAGCTGGCCTGCCCCGGCGGCCGGCAGCCGGTGGCCCACACCTGGCTCCCCGAGCGCCACGAGGCCTTCAACCCCAACGTGAAGAAGTACGACTACAACCTCGAGCGGGCGCGCGCGCTCCTGCGGGAGGCCGGCTTCACCCCCGGCCCCGACGGGATCCTGCGCGACGCCCAGGGGCGCCGGTTCGAGCTGACCATCATGACCACGGCCGGCAACGCGCTCCGGGAGCAGGTGCAGCAGGTGATGCGGGAGCAGCTCCGCCAAGTGGGGGTGGACCTGCGCATCGACAACCGTCCGGCCTCGGTGCTCTTCGGCCAGGTCACGGCGCGCCGGCAGTTCCCCCACCTGGTCATGTACGCCTGGGTCATGTCCCCCACCACCCTGCCCGCGGCGCTGTGGCACAGCACCCAGATCCCCCGCCCGGAGAACAACTGGGAGGGGCAGAACATCCCGGGGTGGCGGAATGCCGAGAACGACCGGCTCATCGACCAGATCATGGAGGAGATCGACACGCAGCGGCGCATCCGCCTCTTCCGCCGGCAGCAG comes from Armatimonadota bacterium and encodes:
- a CDS encoding peptide ABC transporter substrate-binding protein, which codes for MRHWRWSSLLLALVVTFGTATLVGAAPARPATGPDTVVLFTQQEPSCLAPQPDSCQMFVASVIRSLIFTDLVGMTNEWKYFPILAEKIPNLKDGDWKVLPGDKMQVTWRIKRGFTWHDGRPVTAQDWIWAWRVNMHPDFPTAGRDVAERVENILAPNPYQMTVQWKKKYAFANLGAAGSGILPKHATERIFRQNPARFDQAWGTGVPTIGNGPYVLREWQRGSSITVEAYPNWQGVPPYLPKERGVRRIVYRFISDTNTIIANILSGAADAFDETAVPFVQGLELEARLQRENRRDWVLRAEPGLIWEHIDLNLDNVHLRDKRVRHALIYAINREELVQQLFQGKQPVSHSFLPEKHYGFNRNVKKYAFDPARARQLLAEAGYTPGPDGILQKGGQRLSLRFTTTAGNRTREQVQQILQAQWRAVGVEVRIVNLPARAYFGDALPRRDFDLAMYAWVFSPTSDCEGLYTGDTIPTPEKREGQNYPGYKNDEVTRICHAVPEELDEGRRAAMLRRAQELWVEDLPVIPLYLRSDYTGHKAGLQNFLPTGADTPVTWNAPSWRWVR
- a CDS encoding ABC transporter permease, which encodes MSRYLIRRLLQMIPLVVGLSVIIFLLLAAAPGDPVDLLVFGNPNIKPEDVARLKRLYGLDQPLYIRYFKWLWAALHGDLGYSQVYKVPVLALMWDRVGNSLWLQIPAFFLSLAVAVPVGIYSALHQYSTADYIATFLTFFGVSIPAFWFGIMMIYLFAVWHPWTALPGLDWLRLPAGGFSTPGITRGLALYLDRLRYMLLPTLVLSLLFMASYTRYTRSSMLEVIRQDYVRTARAKGLAEQVVVTKHALKNAMIPIVTIVALSIPALFAGAPLTETVFGWPGVGRLLVEAVLAADFAVAQGIIIFLAALVIIFNLLADIAYAVLDPRIRYD
- a CDS encoding ABC transporter permease, which translates into the protein MAVIVERPTAVVEAPPGQGYWQIAWRRFKKHRVAMIGGAVILLFIAVSILAPVLTPYEFDAIDLYNRRSPPTWAHPLGTDDLGHDVLTRLLYAGRISLSVGFSAALAAALFGMVVGGISGYYGGVLDNVLMRFTDIMFSLPDLPILIILARYMGGSVTGIIIVLSAFAWMGTARLVRGEMLKLRAQDFTEAARAIGASDARILLRHLIPNALAPVIVAATLTVGGAILSEAGLSFLGVGIQPPTPSWGNMLQNAQDYVWTTPWLAIWPGAMIFLTVLCFNFLGDGLRDALDPRLKV
- a CDS encoding peptide ABC transporter substrate-binding protein → MRMGWIGRCLVLVALAVALVPVAADAGQARRDTVVIGAAQEPACLMTVFAGCTLAIGAAVNNSLFVSMVEFNHEWKLNARLVEKIPSLRDGDWELLPEKKMRVTYRFKRGYTWHDGRPVSALDTSWTYLMLRNPRTPTASRFVLRKIDHMLVPNPNNPYTLVVQWNERYPFANLGHTTYPKHVLEREYQQNPTGLSRHRQNFEPVGNGPYRFVEWARGSHITLEAYDGFKEGRAKIRRIVFRFILDATVLQANAIAGQVDVTEINNFDCTQVAEIERRNPAVQGHYTPALIWEHVDFNLDHEWLRDRRVRHALIHALNRQQLAELACPGGRQPVAHTWLPERHEAFNPNVKKYDYNLERARALLREAGFTPGPDGILRDAQGRRFELTIMTTAGNALREQVQQVMREQLRQVGVDLRIDNRPASVLFGQVTARRQFPHLVMYAWVMSPTTLPAALWHSTQIPRPENNWEGQNIPGWRNAENDRLIDQIMEEIDTQRRIRLFRRQQELWVEDLPSIPLYFRLSLTTSARALRNVKPAGLAGTYINWNSEQWEWAQ